The Arachis ipaensis cultivar K30076 chromosome B07, Araip1.1, whole genome shotgun sequence genome includes a window with the following:
- the LOC107607191 gene encoding uncharacterized protein LOC107607191, translating into MMQDLERQLANREHRQQTPESSYSRSPPRSHSRRTASPRSEPESAREEGRPRRHCDPIINTRRERRRTTDRDREDPPPTPPRSRSRRTASPRSEPESAREEGRARRRRDPIIYTRNERRRTIDRNREDARWEDDEGRTTRTRGPVIMGATPFHRSIIEVRLPKHFDKPTDMRYDGTQDPQEHLTAFEARMNLERVGDEEIQSVAREYINDEEVSQVVAANKRKPAYNQTRQHGIRERQKEHARDGGPSKTSRAFPRVGKFTNYTLLTVPIVEVYQQIAEKEILSKPRPLKDRTGGNKSHYCDYHKGYGHKTQNCFDLKDALEQAIRDGKLAKFSHLIRESRRRDRDHKREDKTRAVKRRKETEDDERGLTIVNVVTARDAPPKSRSAHRKDAKILAVSLSSLRSPKRLPPISFGPEDQWSSRPG; encoded by the exons ATGATGCAGGACCTGGAGCGCCAGCTGGCAAACCGGGAACATCGCCAACAAACCCCCGAATCAAGCTACTCCCGTTCCCCTCCGAGAAGCCACTCCCGGCGAACAGCTAGCCCACGATCTGAGCCCGAGAGCGCCAGGGAGGAAGGACGCCCAAGAAGACACTGCGACCCCATCATTAACACCAGGCGCGAAAGGAGACGCACCACAGATCGAGACCGGGAAGACCCCCCCCCCACCCCCCCGAGAAGCCGCTCCCGACGAACAGCTAGCCCACGATCTGAGCCCGAGAGCGCCAGGGAGGAAGGACGCGCAAGAAGACGTCGCGACCCCATCATTTACACCAGGAACGAAAGGAGGCGCACCATAGATCGAAACCGTGAGGACGCTCGTTGGGAGGACGACGAGGGAAGAACAACGAGAACGCGAGGACCAGTGATAATGGGCGCAACTCCATTTCATCGTTCCATCAtcgaggtccggctgccaaaGCACTTTGATAAGCCAACGGATATGAGGTACGACGGAACCCAAGACCCACAGGAGCACCTCACGGCTTTCGAAGCCAGAATGAACCTGGAGAgagtgggagacgag gagatccaaaGTGTAGCCAGGGAATACATTAATGATGAGGAAGTCAGTCAGGTCGTGGCCGCCAACAAGCGGAAGCCCGCCTACAACCAAACCCGGCAGCACGGCATCAGGGAGAGACAGAAGGAACACGCCAGAGACGGCGGTCCGAGCAAGACGTCCCGAGCGTTTCCTCGTGTTGGAAAATTCACCAATTACACCCTCCTCACCGTCCCCATTGTAGAAGTTTACCAGCAGATAGCCGAGAAGGAAATTCTGTCGAaaccccgacctctgaaggaccGGACCGGGGGAAACAAGAGCCACTATTGTGACTATCACAAAGGCTATGGACACAAGACACAGAATTGTTTCGACCTAAAGGACGCGTTGGAACAAGCAATCCGGGACGGAAAACTGGCTAAGTTCTCCCATCTCATCAGGGAGTCGAGGAGGCGAGATCGCGACCACAAAAGAGAGGACAAGACCCGTGCGGTGAAGCGACGCAAAGAGACGGAGGACGACGAGCGCGGTCTCACCATTGTGAATGTGGTAACAGCACGAGACGCACCTCCCAAGTCTAGATCGGCACATAGGAAAGATGCCAAGATCCTGGCGGTCTCATTGTCCTCTCTGCGAAGCCCAAAGAGGCTCCCACCCATCTCATTCGGCCCTGAGGACCAatgg